In one window of Cololabis saira isolate AMF1-May2022 chromosome 23, fColSai1.1, whole genome shotgun sequence DNA:
- the LOC133424305 gene encoding ubl carboxyl-terminal hydrolase 18-like isoform X2 produces the protein MRGLSNYYLSCCVNTLLQTLSATWELTDLLERWDAAGERADDCNVPLQLRRVLVTMRGDLPQPAPHRDFLHCLDRNRIRLNVQHDADEVFLSILNFVQQQMGNKNLALEIHNLYKISVETHLRCLECSSIQTRKSHMLSLPLHIREDDNTLEDCVKSFFEDQDLRGINNCFCKGCGKKMPSRQGIKLCALPDILCIHLKRFRNSRGFIRKLNSRVTFPENFDPSEILKEAFSTDFAQSGCTYTLYAVVVHCGSAESGHYTAYVRDRADKCWYYADDSHVQKASWGQVQTIFGGPNSRGTAYMLMYRRHLTQEGQQAELSG, from the exons ATGAGAGGCCTCAGCAATTACTATCTGTCCTGCTGTGTGAACACTTTACTGCAGACCCTCTCCGCTACCTGGGAACTAACTGACCTGCTAGAAAG GTGGGACGCAGCTGGCGAGAGGGCAGATGATTGCAATGTTCCCCTGCAGCTGAGGAGAGTTCTCGTCACCATGCGTGGAGACCTCCCTCAGCCGGCTCCACATCGAGACTTCCTCCACTGTCTGGACAGAAACCGCATTCGAC TTAATGTGCAGCATGATGCTGATGAAGTGTTCCTCTCCATTCTGAACTTCGTACAGCAGCAGATGGGAAACAAAAATCTG GCTCTTGAAATTCACAATCTGTACAAGATTTCAGTGGAGACTCACCTGCGGTGTTTGGAGTGTAGCTCCATCCAAACCCGGAAAAGCCACATGCTGAGCCTGCCTCTACATATAAGGGAAGATGACAACACTCTG GAAGACTGTGTGAAATCCTTCTTTGAAGATCAGGATCTGAGGGGAATAAATAATTGTTTTTGCAAAGGATGTGGAAAAAAGATGCCATCCAGACAG gGCATCAAACTCTGTGCCCTACCTGACATCTTGTGCATACACCTGAAACGATTTAGGAATTCACGTGGTTTCATCCGAAAACTCAATAGCAGAGTCACTTTCCCAGAAAACTTTGACCCTTCTGAGATTTTGAAGGAAGCGTTCTCTACAGACTTTGCACAG AGTGGCTGCACGTACACCTTGTATGCAGTAGTAGTGCACTGCGGGAGTGCTGAATCTGGACATTACACTGCCTATGTACGTGACAGGGCCGACAAGTGCTGGTACTACGCAGATGACAGCCATGTCCAAAAG GCGTCCTGGGGACAAGTGCAGACAATATTTGGAGGACCTAATAGCAG GGGTACAGCATACATGTTGATGTACAGAAGACATTTGACACAAGAGGGGCAGCAAGCTGAATTATCTGGCTGA
- the LOC133424305 gene encoding ubl carboxyl-terminal hydrolase 18-like isoform X1, with amino-acid sequence MAALGYKLLELLSRRDYQLFQQMRGLSNYYLSCCVNTLLQTLSATWELTDLLERWDAAGERADDCNVPLQLRRVLVTMRGDLPQPAPHRDFLHCLDRNRIRLNVQHDADEVFLSILNFVQQQMGNKNLALEIHNLYKISVETHLRCLECSSIQTRKSHMLSLPLHIREDDNTLEDCVKSFFEDQDLRGINNCFCKGCGKKMPSRQGIKLCALPDILCIHLKRFRNSRGFIRKLNSRVTFPENFDPSEILKEAFSTDFAQSGCTYTLYAVVVHCGSAESGHYTAYVRDRADKCWYYADDSHVQKASWGQVQTIFGGPNSRGTAYMLMYRRHLTQEGQQAELSG; translated from the exons ATGGCTGCTCTGGGTTATAAACTGTTAGAACTGTTGTCTCGGAGAGACTATCAACTTTTTCAAC AAATGAGAGGCCTCAGCAATTACTATCTGTCCTGCTGTGTGAACACTTTACTGCAGACCCTCTCCGCTACCTGGGAACTAACTGACCTGCTAGAAAG GTGGGACGCAGCTGGCGAGAGGGCAGATGATTGCAATGTTCCCCTGCAGCTGAGGAGAGTTCTCGTCACCATGCGTGGAGACCTCCCTCAGCCGGCTCCACATCGAGACTTCCTCCACTGTCTGGACAGAAACCGCATTCGAC TTAATGTGCAGCATGATGCTGATGAAGTGTTCCTCTCCATTCTGAACTTCGTACAGCAGCAGATGGGAAACAAAAATCTG GCTCTTGAAATTCACAATCTGTACAAGATTTCAGTGGAGACTCACCTGCGGTGTTTGGAGTGTAGCTCCATCCAAACCCGGAAAAGCCACATGCTGAGCCTGCCTCTACATATAAGGGAAGATGACAACACTCTG GAAGACTGTGTGAAATCCTTCTTTGAAGATCAGGATCTGAGGGGAATAAATAATTGTTTTTGCAAAGGATGTGGAAAAAAGATGCCATCCAGACAG gGCATCAAACTCTGTGCCCTACCTGACATCTTGTGCATACACCTGAAACGATTTAGGAATTCACGTGGTTTCATCCGAAAACTCAATAGCAGAGTCACTTTCCCAGAAAACTTTGACCCTTCTGAGATTTTGAAGGAAGCGTTCTCTACAGACTTTGCACAG AGTGGCTGCACGTACACCTTGTATGCAGTAGTAGTGCACTGCGGGAGTGCTGAATCTGGACATTACACTGCCTATGTACGTGACAGGGCCGACAAGTGCTGGTACTACGCAGATGACAGCCATGTCCAAAAG GCGTCCTGGGGACAAGTGCAGACAATATTTGGAGGACCTAATAGCAG GGGTACAGCATACATGTTGATGTACAGAAGACATTTGACACAAGAGGGGCAGCAAGCTGAATTATCTGGCTGA
- the LOC133424307 gene encoding peroxisome assembly protein 26-like — protein MSSCSTGQTPARSFAAMSSPPPSSSLSLSTNMLDSAAEQMMVHRNFHAAFDTCQKGLESLASAEPEDYRCGELKAGFCILGIQALAEMNQWSGVLCWVLQQYEHQEEIPAKIMQMCILLYSKVGEPAVMHDAARIWLHSPLKSRVAGFRTVAELYLLHILVPLGHLEEAQEFIEGEVGDAAFQDQRQTALDIVHEKAQQNQEPSSNPNSESGNAAHPVSIQGGVIHKLASMVTFLYRKLLLSGSGSFSLRRFFLAAVLVYMLLVRMDPALPSSFMWISKLLQLLKQMWRAMFAPYYQALN, from the exons ATGAGCAGCTGCTCCACCGGCCAGACTCCTGCTCGCAGCTTCGCAGCAATGTCCAGCCCTCCTCCGTCCTCCTCTTTATCACTCTCGACCAACATGCTGGACTCTGCTGCAGAGCAGATGATGGTCCACAGGAACTTCCACGCAGCTTTTGACACATGCCAGAAAGGTCTGGAGAGCCTGGCGAGTGCGGAGCCGGAGGACTACAG ATGTGGAGAATTAAAGGCTGGTTTCTGCATCTTGGGGATTCAGGCTCTCGCTGAGATGAACCAGTGGAGCGGTGTCCTCTGCTGGGTCCTGCAGCAGTATGAACATCAGGAGGAGATCCCAGCGAAAATCATGCAGATGTG CATACTTCTGTACTCCAAGGTTGGTGAGCCCGCTGTGATGCACGATGCAGCCAGAATTTGGTTGCACAGTCCACTAAAATCCAGAGTAGCTGGTTTCCGGACAGTCGCAGAGTTATATCTGCTGCACATACTTGTGCCACTTGGACATTTAGAGGAGGCTCAGGAGTTTATTGAAGGTGAGGTTGGCGACGCTGCATTCCAGGACCAGAGACAAACAGCGCTGGATATTGTGCAtgaaaaagcacagcagaatCAAGAGCCATCTTCAAATCCCAATTCAGAGTCTGGAAATGCTGCACATCCTGTGTCAATTCAAG GTGGGGTCATCCATAAACTTGCATCCATGGTCACGTTTCTGTACAGAAAACTACTGTTGTCTGGCTCTGGCTCATTCTCCCTCCGGAGGTTCTTCCTGGCAGCTGTTCTCGTCTACATGCTTTTAGTCCGAATGGATCCAG ctCTTCCTTCTTCATTCATGTGGATTTCCAAACTTCTCCAGCTGCTCAAGCAGATGTGGAGAGCCATGTTTGCACCGTATTATCAGGCTCTTAATTAA
- the llph gene encoding protein LLP homolog, whose translation MAKSLRSKWKRKMRAEKRKKNAPKELARLKQALSLDKKGEADMTDLQDIATVVPAEKITKQTDSETAEGEEGKMDMEEKRNKTTLLNEHGQYPVWMSQRQAKKMKGKRMAKKSGKGKKKKGVAW comes from the exons ATGGCTAAAAGTCTCCGCAGCAAATGGAAGCGCAAGATGCGGGcagagaagaggaagaaaaatgcTCCCAAGGAGCTGGCTCGCCTCAAACAGGCCCTGAGTCTGGACAAGAAAGGAGAAGCAGACATGACCGACTTGCAGGATATCGCCACAGTGGTGCCAGCGGAAAAGATTACCAAGCAGACAGATTCTGAAACGGCAGAGGGTGAAG AGGGGAAGATGGACATGGAAGAAAAGCGCAACAAGACAACTCTGCTGAACGAACATGGACAGTATCCTGTTTGGATGAGCCAACGGCAGGCCAAGAAAATGAAAGGCAAACGAATGGCAAAGAAAAGTGGGAAAggcaagaagaagaagggaGTTGCTTGGTAA